From the genome of Argentina anserina chromosome 4, drPotAnse1.1, whole genome shotgun sequence, one region includes:
- the LOC126791116 gene encoding LEAF RUST 10 DISEASE-RESISTANCE LOCUS RECEPTOR-LIKE PROTEIN KINASE-like 1.5, with the protein MPPSLAAFVFFLGLISSVHSHFCSPHHQSLCPPFTSTPSFPFSFSPGCGHPSFQLKCHANHSLISINNLPFSILRYEPNSTSLLLSPRIINSTLHSKPNCSSPLSIPTHSINLSSSPFRFSDGSCSRLSVLKPCSPPSLPNCSHCPWECKLIKSPVKLLHGCGSSHSSVPNQGCQGDVLGYLDSFLQLGIELKWDEAQDSYFSNCGDCKAKNGLCGFNSSDMLQPFLCLRTIAQLSPPWISTHNPNRVAIVCSVFAVTCLMVVVSVSVAIFRARRLHPAAAEEDPTALFLQRHRSASLLPPVFTYEELEISTNKFDSKRKIGDGGFGSVFLGHLYDGRVVAVKYLHKPHHSSSSGNKAFCNEILILSSIDHPNLVKLHGYCSDPRGLLLVYDYVPNGTLADHLHGHKSLYRRGSMTWQVRVDIALQIAMVMEYLHFSVVPPVVHRDITSSNIFVEKDMRIKVGDFGLSRLLVFPETTSSSSGYVWTGPQGTPGYLDPDYHRSFRLTDKSDVYSFGVVVLELISGQKAVDQRRDKRELALADMMVSKIQMGLLHQVVDPVLVVEGSVTDGVDVAAELAFRCVAAEKDDRPDAREVVEELKRIRSRTRGVSRASSSNVIGGEVTKS; encoded by the coding sequence ATGCCTCCCTCCCTCGCCGCCTTCGTCTTCTTCCTCGGCCTCATTTCCTCAGTCCACTCCCACTTCTGTTCCCCACACCACCAATCCCTCTGCCCTCCCTTCACCTCCACCCCTTCCTTCCCCTTCTCTTTCTCCCCCGGCTGCGGCCACCCCTCTTTCCAACTCAAATGCCACGCTAACCACTCCCTCATCTCCATCAACAACCTTCCCTTCTCCATCCTCCGCTACGAGCCCAACTCCAcctccctcctcctctccCCCCGCATCATCAACTCCACACTTCATTCCAAACCCAACTGCTCATCCCCTCTTTCAATCCCCACCCACTCCATCAACCTCTCCTCCTCTCCTTTTCGCTTCTCCGACGGCTCCTGCAGCCGCCTCTCCGTTCTCAAACCCTGCTCCCCTCCGAGCCTCCCCAACTGCAGCCACTGCCCTTGGGAATGCAAGCTCATTAAGAGCCCGGTAAAGCTTCTCCACGGCTGTGGATCTAGCCACAGCTCTGTTCCCAACCAGGGCTGCCAGGGCGATGTCTTGGGCTATCTCGACAGCTTCCTCCAGCTGGGGATCGAGCTCAAGTGGGACGAAGCTCAAGACTCCTACTTCTCAAACTGCGGAGACTGTAAAGCCAAGAACGGCCTCTGCGGCTTCAATTCCTCCGACATGTTGCAGCCGTTTCTCTGTCTCCGCACCATAGCTCAGCTCTCGCCGCCGTGGATTAGTACTCACAACCCCAATCGAGTTGCGATTGTCTGCTCTGTCTTCGCAGTGACGTGCTTGATGGTGGTAGTGTCAGTCTCTGTAGCTATATTCAGAGCCAGAAGACTCCACCCCGCCGCCGCAGAAGAAGACCCGACGGCATTGTTCCTCCAGCGCCACCGCTCCGCCAGCCTCCTCCCTCCTGTCTTCACCTACGAAGAGCTGGAAATCTCCACCAACAAATTCGACAGCAAGCGCAAAATCGGCGACGGCGGGTTCGGCTCAGTCTTCTTAGGCCACCTCTACGACGGCCGCGTCGTCGCCGTCAAGTACCTCCACAAGCCCCACCACTCCTCCAGCTCCGGCAATAAGGCCTTCTGCAACGAAATCCTTATCCTCTCGTCAATTGACCATCCTAACCTCGTCAAGCTCCACGGCTACTGCAGCGACCCCCGAGGCCTTCTCCTAGTCTACGACTACGTCCCCAACGGCACTCTCGCCGACCACCTCCACGGCCACAAGAGCCTCTACCGGAGAGGCTCGATGACGTGGCAGGTGAGGGTTGATATAGCTTTACAGATAGCCATGGTTATGGAGTACTTACATTTCTCGGTGGTGCCTCCGGTGGTTCATAGGGACATTACGTCGTCTAATATTTTTGTCGAGAAAGATATGAGGATCAAAGTCGGGGATTTCGGGCTGTCGAGGCTGTTGGTGTTCCCCGAAACGACGTCGTCGAGTTCGGGCTATGTTTGGACCGGGCCGCAGGGGACGCCGGGTTATTTGGACCCGGATTACCACCGGTCGTTCCGGTTGACGGACAAGAGTGACGTGTACAGCTTCGGGGTGGTGGTGTTGGAGTTGATATCGGGGCAGAAGGCGGTGGACCAGAGGAGGGACAAGAGGGAGTTGGCGTTGGCGGATATGATGGTGTCCAAGATCCAAATGGGCCTGCTCCACCAGGTGGTCGACCCGGTTTTGGTTGTGGAGGGGAGTGTGACGGATGGGGTCGACGTGGCGGCGGAGCTGGCGTTTAGGTGTGTTGCGGCGGAGAAGGACGACCGTCCAGATGCGAGGGAGGTGGTGGAGGAGCTGAAGCGGATCAGGAGCCGTACACGTGGGGTTAGCCGCGCTTCGAGTTCGAATGTGATTGGTGGGGAGGTGACGAAAAGCTGA
- the LOC126791127 gene encoding thioredoxin H2-like, producing MGSNQSNRGIVDDSDGSSHGKKSRIMSFHSKDQWKTHFTASKQTNKLVVIDFTATWCGPCRSMEPALKEYADKYTDVEFVKLDVDELPDVAMEFGVQAMPSFVFVKKGEVIDRVVGAMKDELQKKIEKHRK from the exons ATGGGAAGCAACCAATCTAACCGCGGCATTGTTGACGACTCCGACGGATCCTCACATGGAAAGAAGTCTCGCATCATGTCCTTCCATTCCAAAGACCAGTGGAAGACACACTTCACTGCCTCTAAGCAAACTAATAAGCTC GTAGTGATTGATTTCACGGCAACATGGTGCGGTCCTTGTCGATCGATGGAGCCAGCCTTGAAAGAGTATGCTGATAAGTACACTGACGTCGAGTTTGTGAAACTTGATGTGGACGAGTTACCG GATGTGGCGATGGAGTTTGGAGTGCAGGCGATGCCTTCCTTTGTGTTTGTTAAGAAAGGAGAAGTAATTGATAGAGTTGTTGGGGCAATGAAGGATGAGCTCCAAAAGAAGATAGAGAAACACAGGAAATGA
- the LOC126791387 gene encoding uncharacterized protein LOC126791387, which translates to MEIFNKYKAVKLRSHLEKYLVAVDDQKTVRQSRKGGNTRNARWTVELVENKPHVIRLKSCYGLYLTATDMAFLLGETGEKILQTEADRLSDWKFEFEPIKDGFQMKFRTWCGKYLRANGGPPPWRNSVTHDAPSTSSTRNWILFDVEGAEVPVSESVTDFLLSQQSSFSSFNSDEIDNDTEYESPMCAWSPRSPKTSVLSSKRSIFSGRSPWHSPKVSSKQLVVHQTKSNKFRTGMDLFHNAKAVRLRGHHDKYLLADEDEETVSQERNGSSKTAKWTVELVPGSDYVIRLKSCFGKYLTASNQPFLLGMTGRKVLQTLPRRLDSSVEWEPVREGNQVRLKTRYGNFLRANGGLPPWRNSVTHDIPHRTATQDWVMWEVDIVEIQVQSPAHRPAGPPPLPHSDSLDFESSSPLSLSVKSSASFTRQESTDSVVESPPKVEGRTIYYHIAEDNGDVDDEAVQGYSMIFKGNGVEELTRKFEEETGIEGLVVCARSPLNGQLCPLRLQLPPNNVTMHVVVVLSSSKAAQDLVKKGLL; encoded by the exons ATGGAGATCTTCAACAAGTACAAGGCTGTGAAGCTCCGGAGCCACCTGGAGAAGTACCTGGTCGCCGTTGACGATCAGAAGACGGTGAGACAGAGTCGGAAGGGAGGTAACACCAGGAACGCGAGATGGACGGTAGAGCTTGTCGAGAACAAACCCCACGTCATACGTCTCAAGAGCTGTTACGGCCTCTACCTCACGGCAACAGACATGGCGTTTTTGTTAGGGGAGACCGGAGAAAAGATTCTTCAGACGGAAGCCGATAGGCTCTCCGACTGGAAGTTCGAGTTCGAGCCTATAAAAGACGGGTTTCAGATGAAGTTCAGGACGTGGTGCGGGAAGTACTTGCGAGCTAACGGTGGACCGCCACCGTGGAGGAATAGTGTTACGCATGATGCTCCGAGCACGTCCTCGACGAGGAATTGGATTTTGTTTGACGTGGAAGGGGCGGAGGTTCCGGTGTCGGAGTCCGTTACCGACTTCTTGCTGTCGCAGCAGTCgagtttttcatcttttaatTCCGATGAGATTGATAATGATACAGAGTATGAATCGCCGATGTGTGCTTGGTCTCCTAGGTCGCCAAAGACGTCGGTTTTGTCAAGTAAGAGGTCGATTTTCTCCGGCAGGTCGCCGTGGCATTCTCCGAAAGTTTCTTCAAAACAGCTAGTAGTTCATCAG acCAAATCGAACAAGTTCCGAACAGGCATGGACCTCTTCCACAACGCCAAGGCGGTGCGCCTCCGTGGCCACCACGACAAGTACCTATTAGCCGATGAAGACGAAGAGACCGTCAGCCAAGAACGCAACGGCTCCTCCAAGACCGCAAAGTGGACCGTCGAGCTCGTCCCCGGATCCGACTACGTCATCCGACTCAAGTCCTGCTTCGGTAAGTACCTCACCGCCTCCAACCAGCCCTTCCTTCTCGGCATGACCGGACGCAAAGTGCTTCAGACTCTTCCGCGGCGCCTCGACTCTTCTGTTGAGTGGGAGCCCGTCCGGGAAGGGAATCAGGTGCGGCTCAAGACACGGTACGGCAACTTTCTGAGAGCCAATGGGGGCTTGCCGCCGTGGAGAAACTCGGTGACGCATGATATTCCTCATAGAACAGCTACGCAGGATTGGGTTATGTGGGAGGTTGATATAGTTGAGATTCAGGTGCAGTCTCCGGCGCATAGACCCGCCGGGCCTCCGCCGCTGCCGCATTCGGACTCTTTGGACTTCGAATCCAGCTCACCTTTGTCTCTTTCAGTCAAATCATCGGCCAGTTTCACTAGACAAGAG TCGACTGATTCGGTTGTGGAGTCGCCGCCGAAGGTGGAAGGGAGGACTATATACTACCATATAGCGGAAGATAATGGCGATGTAGATGATGAAGCTGTGCAGGGTTACTCTATGATCTTTAAGGGAAATGGGGTCGAGGAATTGACTCGTAAATTTGAGGAAGAGACGGGGATTGAAGGGCTTGTTGTGTGTGCTCGAAGCCCTTTGAATGGGCAGCTCTGCCCTCTGCGATTGCAGCTGCCTCCAAACAATGTGACAATGCATGTTGTGGTTGTCTTATCTTCTTCGAAAG CGGCTCAAGATCTCGTGAAGAAAGGTTTATTATGA
- the LOC126790228 gene encoding uncharacterized protein LOC126790228 isoform X1, protein MAATAGSDVSDGPVLSLINKRIRGLRKKQNRIVQMEESLAQGKALNNEQMEVLRSKSAVSAAIDELEKLRQPLSAAVAEEISLATKLSSSPAPPAADTTTTMPDVVETPPVAAAQESDEAAAVEEELLKLLYFGSLFDVKTQSDFTSIMFTRSHERGCCLTYDTVTDDDTDMLAEKDLDLISSLSGLLISRPVASSLSHKNALQRCIEHAKLWLAKSDQPIEPNASVTYASLRERLSKIMASDYFTITPEMKAPEEMAAAAGGNFAPFQVRGEDVDSSFVQLQQQKDEEIPILEGHESGDNQTGPVEEVQKDEYETENLAEVVSDPQEQVKPEIEVEHNERDVEFEQQNGSRRQYQNQRGGRGGGRRGYSNGRGGRGRGGGPYQNGRNQFYDQPGNYYPRNNSRGRGGRGGGPAYNNHGSAAQDGHASANIGVAS, encoded by the exons ATGGCAGCCACGGCGGGCTCCGATGTCTCCGACGGCCCGGTCCTCAGCCTCATCAACAAGCGCATCCGCGGCCTCCGCAAGAAGCAGAACCGCATCGTCCAGATGGAGGAGTCTCTCGCCCAAGGCAAGGCCCTCAACAACGAGCAAATGGAGGTCCTCCGCTCCAAGTCCGCCGTCTCCGCCGCCATCGACGAGCTCGAGAAGCTTCGCCAGCCCCTCTCCGCCGCCGTCGCCGAGGAGATCAGCCTCGCCACTAAGCTCTCCTCCTCCCCCGCTCCCCCCGCCGCCGACACTACTACTACGATGCCCGATGTCGTCGAAACGCCTCCCGTTGCGGCGGCGCAGGAGTCCGATGAGGCGGCGGCGGTGGAGGAGGAGCTTCTGAAGCTGCTCTACTTCGGCTCGTTGTTCGATGTTAAGACGCAGAGTGACTTCACCTCGATTATGTTCACCAGGAGCCACGAGAGAGGTTGCTGCTTGACCTATGACACCGTCACCGATGACGACACTGATATGCTCGCCGAGAAGGACTTGGATTTGATCTCCTCCCTCAGTGGCTTGTTGATCTCTAGGCCGGTGGCGTCGAGTTTATCTCACAAGAATGCTCTGCAGCGCTGCATTGAGCACGCCAAGCTCTGGCTCGCTAAGTCTGACCAGCCTATTGAGCCTAACGCTAGTGTCACAT ATGCGAGTTTGAGGGAGAGGCTCAGTAAGATTATGGCGTCGGACTACTTTACCATCACGCCGGAAATGAAAGCTCCTGAGGAAATGGCAGCTGCTGCTGGCGGGAACTTTGCTCCGTTTCAGGTGAGGGGTGAGGATGTGGACAGTTCATTTGTACAGTTACAGCAGCAGAAG GATGAGGAGATTCCAATTCTTGAAGGGCATGAGAGTGGTGACAATCAAACGGGTCCTGTTGAGGAAGTTCAGAAG GATGAATATGAGACGGAAAATCTTGCAGAGGTTGTCTCGGATCCACAAGAACAAGTCAAGCCAGAAATTGAAGTAGAGCATAATGAAAGAGATGTAGAATTCGAGCAACAAAATGGTTCAAGGAGGCAGTATCAAAACCAAAGAGGTGGGCGTGGTGGAGGCCGTAGAGGTTACTCCAATGGTCGTGGTGGCCGAGGCAGAGGAGGTGGTCCTTATCAGAATGGGCGGAACCAGTTCTATGACCAGCCTGGAAACTATTATCCAAGGAATAACAGTCGGGGAAGGGGCGGTAGAGGTGGTGGACCGGCTTACAACAACCATGGTTCAGCTGCTCAGGATGGTCATGCCTCAGCTAACATCGGAGTTGCTTCTTAA
- the LOC126790228 gene encoding uncharacterized protein LOC126790228 isoform X2, with product MAATAGSDVSDGPVLSLINKRIRGLRKKQNRIVQMEESLAQGKALNNEQMEVLRSKSAVSAAIDELEKLRQPLSAAVAEEISLATKLSSSPAPPAADTTTTMPDVVETPPVAAAQESDEAAAVEEELLKLLYFGSLFDVKTQSDFTSIMFTRSHERGCCLTYDTVTDDDTDMLAEKDLDLISSLSGLLISRPVASSLSHKNALQRCIEHAKLWLAKSDQPIEPNASVTYASLRERLSKIMASDYFTITPEMKAPEEMAAAAGGNFAPFQDEEIPILEGHESGDNQTGPVEEVQKDEYETENLAEVVSDPQEQVKPEIEVEHNERDVEFEQQNGSRRQYQNQRGGRGGGRRGYSNGRGGRGRGGGPYQNGRNQFYDQPGNYYPRNNSRGRGGRGGGPAYNNHGSAAQDGHASANIGVAS from the exons ATGGCAGCCACGGCGGGCTCCGATGTCTCCGACGGCCCGGTCCTCAGCCTCATCAACAAGCGCATCCGCGGCCTCCGCAAGAAGCAGAACCGCATCGTCCAGATGGAGGAGTCTCTCGCCCAAGGCAAGGCCCTCAACAACGAGCAAATGGAGGTCCTCCGCTCCAAGTCCGCCGTCTCCGCCGCCATCGACGAGCTCGAGAAGCTTCGCCAGCCCCTCTCCGCCGCCGTCGCCGAGGAGATCAGCCTCGCCACTAAGCTCTCCTCCTCCCCCGCTCCCCCCGCCGCCGACACTACTACTACGATGCCCGATGTCGTCGAAACGCCTCCCGTTGCGGCGGCGCAGGAGTCCGATGAGGCGGCGGCGGTGGAGGAGGAGCTTCTGAAGCTGCTCTACTTCGGCTCGTTGTTCGATGTTAAGACGCAGAGTGACTTCACCTCGATTATGTTCACCAGGAGCCACGAGAGAGGTTGCTGCTTGACCTATGACACCGTCACCGATGACGACACTGATATGCTCGCCGAGAAGGACTTGGATTTGATCTCCTCCCTCAGTGGCTTGTTGATCTCTAGGCCGGTGGCGTCGAGTTTATCTCACAAGAATGCTCTGCAGCGCTGCATTGAGCACGCCAAGCTCTGGCTCGCTAAGTCTGACCAGCCTATTGAGCCTAACGCTAGTGTCACAT ATGCGAGTTTGAGGGAGAGGCTCAGTAAGATTATGGCGTCGGACTACTTTACCATCACGCCGGAAATGAAAGCTCCTGAGGAAATGGCAGCTGCTGCTGGCGGGAACTTTGCTCCGTTTCAG GATGAGGAGATTCCAATTCTTGAAGGGCATGAGAGTGGTGACAATCAAACGGGTCCTGTTGAGGAAGTTCAGAAG GATGAATATGAGACGGAAAATCTTGCAGAGGTTGTCTCGGATCCACAAGAACAAGTCAAGCCAGAAATTGAAGTAGAGCATAATGAAAGAGATGTAGAATTCGAGCAACAAAATGGTTCAAGGAGGCAGTATCAAAACCAAAGAGGTGGGCGTGGTGGAGGCCGTAGAGGTTACTCCAATGGTCGTGGTGGCCGAGGCAGAGGAGGTGGTCCTTATCAGAATGGGCGGAACCAGTTCTATGACCAGCCTGGAAACTATTATCCAAGGAATAACAGTCGGGGAAGGGGCGGTAGAGGTGGTGGACCGGCTTACAACAACCATGGTTCAGCTGCTCAGGATGGTCATGCCTCAGCTAACATCGGAGTTGCTTCTTAA